Genomic window (Cygnus olor isolate bCygOlo1 chromosome 18, bCygOlo1.pri.v2, whole genome shotgun sequence):
cttccccctcctccacaGAAGACTCTTAGTCTGGGCTTGGCCTCCTTGGTTTCCTGTAAACTGTCAGTTTATAGGAATGAAAATAATCAGACCAAGAAGACTTTAAACAGACAACTTATGGTGACAGTAAAAGAGCAGACAGATTAGGGGAAttccacaaaaaataaaggatgcTCCAGTCTGTAGCTAGATACCAGTCCCttgcccctctcctccctcgGCATGGCCTGTCACTTCCAAAACTTTGCTGGCTCTCGGCCCTCGTGGGACCAAATGAAAGCACGGCACCCAGCTGAGCTCTCCAGCccactcctgctgctcccctgtgGGCAACGGGAGGTTCAGCCCTGGCCAGGAGCTCAGCTGCTGGAAAATTTGAAGGTGTTTGGTCAGCAGCCCAGAGTACCAGCAGCTCCCTTTGAACAGGATGCTGACCAGTGGAGCAGGGTTTGCAggagaacaaagcaaaaccaaagccGACAGAAGGAAAAGTCTTTGGAAATGGGAGACTGGTTAGAAATCTCCCAGGAgaaactgtttctttaaaatcaaacttCTGCAAAGATTGTAGCTGCTCCCTGGAATGGggctgaaatgaaatgaacacAGCTGGGATGGCTGtcactgccccagcccagcaaaATCAAACAGCAGACTGCGAGCAGACGTAGTGGCAAGACAAAGGGGTTTTTAATAATGAAGGTGTTGCTGGTAACATAGGTAAGGAAATGTGCTTGCTTACAACTTTGAAGCTGACAGCATCCCTTTAAATAAGGAAATACATTTGTTGAGAGGAGAAAGTTGTCTGGAAAGCCCTGTACAATGACGCAGTGTAGCAGCTAACACTACTCTGATTCAAGTGCTATTAATATTCTTCATGGAACGGCTTCTAAAAATCTCTCActtagaaaaagatttttttttaaaaaaatgcaacctGTGATCGTCTATCCTAGCAGTGCATTGTGACCATTTGTACAATAGAAAAGTGGTGCTTTAAATAGTGACTTAAAAGCTACTGCCATGTTCTTTATACAGCATGCAACAACGCCATAAGCTGAGACACAGCAGTGGCCACAGAGCCTCCTCTGGCAGCTCCGGCAGCCTTGGGTGCGGGTGCCCCGCAGAAGCCGTGGCCAGGCTGCCCGTGGTGCCCCTCGCACTGggcctcctccccagctgccgCATCTCCAATGTGATGTCTTTCCAGTAACACGAATATTAAATACACACAGTCTGTAAATAGTTTAACAATCTTTGTCAGCAACAATATTTACTTTGGCAAAACCAGAATTGCAAAGAAGTAGATGTGTCCGTCAAAGAGTCTGCAGTAAGTTCTTTGGTGGAAGCCAAGAAGTGAAGCAAAGGCTCCTCCTCATTAGAGCCCGAGGAAGTATATTGCACAGAGACTTGCAGGAGAAACGCTGGTGACTTCAAACTGGAGGCATTACTGCAGGAGAGCATCCATCTTCGCTGGCTTCACAAGAACAAGCTCCTCTAGGCTCAGTGATTCACAGCTGTTCTCCAGATGgctttgctctgagctgggTGAACAGTGATGCCGGAGTAAACTTGGGAAAGGAGGATCACTGCTGGGGATCgaggaagaatgagaaaaaggaagccTTCTGGATGGCGGAGGAGTGGAGACAGCAAAGCAGGTGCTCACACAAAACCACAGGCACACAAGGGCCTGCTCAGCCCTGTCCCACACCAGGTGGCTGAatggctgctcctggctgcccctgctcccaggtCATGCAGGGCAGTGGAGATCCACCCCGATTTTTGGCTGTGCAGAGGACAGCCCCTGCAaagctttgctgtattttccatATGACTTGCTCCTACCTTGGATCAGAACATATTAACACTTCATCTATACCACACTAGCTGGGACACGCCAGCTGCACCAGAATGCCACAGCCCTTCAATACCTGCACCTGAGGCCTGAGCAGCTGCCTCCAGCATCCAGACCTCTCTGCTTCAAGGTCACAGGCTTCAGCCTGATTCAGTTCAGACTGCAGCCAGGACAGCTCTTTGGCTTTCAGCCCCACAGGCAGCCTGAGAACATCCCAAAGTACCACCATGAACATCGGCTCCATCTCTCACTCACCTGGAGCACAGCTGTGCAGGGACTGTGGGAACATGGCTTTGGGGACAGAAGGAAGGATGTAAGGCAAGTCTGGCTGTACAGAGAAGTGTGTTTGTTGCCctggctgggcagagccctTGGACCTCCCTGCTCCCAATCCTCCTGACCTGGCATGGCTAAGGTGAGCCATGCACAATGGCCTAAATAGCTGGACAGGCAAAAGGGAAGGGGGCAGCAACCTCTGGATGATTCCCTGTTGCTTCCCAGCTGAGGTGTCCTCACCACACAGTTTTGTCATGAGCTGCTCCAGTTCTCATGGGAGTGACTGCtaaaactggggagaaaaaggtAAGAGGAACAAAATCGAAGTTCTAGACAACTGTCAATCTAAAGGAGTGTTGATAAAGGTATCCTTTGTGGGGATGTGTCAATGGAGGAAAACCAAAGTACCAGAGCTGTTGAGCTGTCACTTTGCAGTAACAGGAAATTCAAACAAGTTTATTCACTGGGAAAATGGCTCCAGTTTCCCCTGATTCTGGCATGTTAGCCCTATGTGTTCTCCGGCATGACGGAAACACTgcgctggctgctgcaggcttATAGTATCCTGCCTCCGCCGCCCTCCTGTTCACCACTGCTGCAGGTGAAGGTCCATGCTGGTGTTCAGATTGAGATCAGTAACATCTAGGAAATCAATGTTGAAGATGCTGGGGCCCGCAGAGGTGAGCGAGCCAAAGCcggtggcagagctggggggggtgAGGTCCAGCCACTCCATCGTTTCCCATGGAGATTCAGTGAAACTCATTTGTAAACCAGAGCCatcagcaggggaaggggagagctgTGTTTCCATTGGTGAAAGGGGAGTCTGTAAAATCTCCGGGGAGGTGAGCAGTTCAtctgcagctttgctggagAACCCCTCTATCATCCCTTCGAAGTGGGACTCTTCTCCTCCCATCTTCAGTAGGGCAATTTCACTGACTCTCCCCAGTGGGCTGTGAGCATTCAGCAGGACCTCGAGGTGAGTGTCACCACCGCCTGGACAGTGCTCGAACGGGAGCTGGGTGGAGGAGACCTGTTCGAATGCGGCAGATGACTTTGGGAGAGAAGTGCTGGAGTTCCCTGTAGACACTGTTATGTGAGGTACTTTCTGCAGGCAGGACCGGTCTTCCTTGGCATTGGCTGGCATTTCTGTGCAGCAAACAAGACCGGGTTGAAGTGCTTTGGCAGTGCCCATCACTGCTGGCCCAGAGGCACAGCCAAGGCCCCTGAGCTGGGCTCCTGGGCTGGGCATGCTTGCACAAACCCACTCCCAACTCAATCCCTTTGGCATTGCTCACCCACCCtccctgtgggaagcccccCATGTTCCCACTTCCTGATCTCAGCTCCCCTGGTTTTGGACCCCATCTCTAGGACTTGAGCACTGGCAGCTGTCCCCATGGGGGCGGGCATGGATAGGGTCATGCACGAGAAAGGGCACTGGCAGCTATCTGCACAGGGGAGAGCACCGCAGTGCTCTACGTGGGAGGTGGCACTGGCAGCACTGGGAGTGGtggagggcagcaggggctcTGCGTGGGGAGGGCGCTGGCAGTGCTGTCACCCCGCAGTCCTTCCTGAGCAGGCTGCATAGGTGACACCCTGAGCCCAGACTCCCGCAATGGTTTGGGGCATGTGCAGAAGTAGGCTCTGGCAGGCTTCCTCACCAGCACAGGTCCGGTGTGGTTTTGGAGTCAATCTCAGTGGCTCCTGGCATAGGGAGGCAAATGAAAGCTGCACCCAGCTCAGGCAGCTCCACTGGAGCACACTGAGAGCTCTGGGCCCCACCGACCTATGCCTGATGGAGGGGAAGCCCTGGAGGGAACAGAGAAGCAGTGCGTACCTCCGCTCTCAATCAGCACGTCCAGGAGTTCGTCCATCTGCTGACTTCGAGTCATCTGCTGCAGCAAACGGCAAAGAGGAGAGTAGAGGGCATTAGGAGGAGAGTCCCTCCAGCCACGCGCCAGGTAGGTGGCTCTAGACCCCATGAGAGGCgcatggggctggcagcagtgtTCAGATGAGCACCGCAGGGACCTGGGACACGTGCAGCAGATCTGGAGAGCACTGAGCCAGgttccccctgccctgccaccgAGCCTGTCTGTGCTCAGTGACACTGCAAACTGCCTCTGCCCAGAGCAACCAGGACATCCAGACCTGGACCTGGCATCTAGCACTGGCACGTGCCTGCTTGCAGTCCCAGCAGCCTCACTGGGGATAACGTAACGGCATCCTCCTCTCCCTGACTCCATACTGGAAGGACTTTCTGCACACCTCCCTGCCAGCCAGCGTAAGCCAATTTTTAGCACTGCCAATGGTATCACTCTATGTTCCTAAAGGCACCGCGACCGGCACTGAGGCTGCTGACGGACTGTCACAAGAAGTAAGGAGTTTGTGGGAGACAGGAGCTCCTCCCCATGGGAGCACCACTCCAGGATAAGGCTAAGGGCATGTGGCTCCAGGATAAGGTTAAGCAGATGGCAATCAGCAGGGCACTTTGCTAATGGGCTAGGTGAGGTGTCCCAAAGAATGGCCATTAGGGATGCTCCAGGGTCTGTTTCCCTGAGCACCCTGAAGAAGAAGACAACGAAGTCCTGGGGCATTTGTATGGGATGTCTGGACCCCAGGCACCTTTCATCAGCACAGAAGATGCTATCCCTTCTAGCACAGTGTCTGACTGCTTTGTGGCAGTCATTTAGTAACTGACTCTTCAAAGAATCCCCATTCCTTATGTAAAAAGGCTTGTCCTACCCAGGGATCCCATAATGGGTTGTAGCTCCTGCAGCTGACAGTTACATTAACCACAAAAGAACACTCTGCACAGCCCTAGCCCTATAGAAAGTAAAAATCATGCAGTTACCTGCTTTACTGCATCCTCATAGGGTGGAGGCTGCTTTACCTCTGAGAGGACTGGGCTTGAATTACAAAAACTTGGGGATGGAATAGAAAACTTTTGACCTGCCTGCGTAGCCATCTGCGTGGGGGAAATACAGGGAAACGGAATCAATGCACAGGGAAAAGGTTACGCTCCTCGGCACAGAGGGAGGCCCTCTTTCGCCCCAGTTGAAGCCAGAACGAAACCAGGAGAACTAATGATATTGCAGGTCAAATCAGCTCAAAGTGCCTGGCCTCTGGGCAGGAAAGAGGGAGGTAAAACAGCTCTTTGGGTTAGCTCTGAGGTCACCGGGGGGATCCAGGGCCGGGTTGAACCCTGGTCACTGACTGAGATCTGGCCGCAGGCACGGTCTTGCAGAGCTGTGACTTTATCTGTGGTTTATCTGTGAATGTGCGGagcaagagggagaggaggtTATGCCCAGGAGCGCAATGCTCCCCCAGTTACCAGTTGCCTCTCAGCTCCTTCCTTTGGGGACCTTCTCTGTCACTACCTGTCCTGGGACAGCTCATGGAGACTGCCCAAAAGAGTCACTGCCCACAGGCCTTCTCTGTGCCCATACCAAACACCTGCATACTGGTGCCAGCTTTTTGCCAGCAAGAGGGCCACCCTCTTCCAGGAAGGACATCACCTAAAGGTCCAGTGACTGCAAGCCGCTGTTCACCTTGTCTCGAGGCCCACAGGGAAGCCCAGGACAGTGGTTTCACAGCCACGATGAGCTGCAGGACATTGCAAGGCCAACCCCTAAATGTGCTCCTTGTGCTCTGGCAATGGGGAAAGAGCTGGAGGAGTCCTTGAGGTgttgctgctccctgctggtgCCCCGTGACTGCTCTCTGGTTTTTCTGAGCAATCCCACTGCCTCTCTTGGAGCATAGCCCCACAGCGCTGCACTCCACTGTGCTTTGCACCACGGTGCTCTGTCCCACTGCTTGTTGCACCCCCAGCTCTGTGCCCCACTGCTGAGGTTGCCACTGCACCCTACCCACGGCAGTCACTGCTCTGTGCCCAGATAACCCAGAGCAATGCACCCCATTGCCTCTATCACCCCAGCAGCATGCCCCGCGTTGCCTACTTCACCCCTGCAGCACCGCACCCCGCTGCTCATCCCACTGCAGCACTCTGTTTCTCCTCCTGTCTCACCCCAAGAAtgctgctcccctctgcccacCCGACAGCACCGTGCCTGACTGCCCATGTCACCTATATCGCCGTCCTCTGAGCAGCTTAGTGACAAGGCTGCATCCCACTTTGTCACCCCGCAGCACTGCACCCCGCTGACACTGCACACTGCTCAGGgtgctggctgtggggctgtggctCCTGAGCTGTCCTGCgtgagcactgtgtgcagtggTGGTTGTTTTGCGCGCGCCTGTTGCACACTCAGCGCACACCTGCTCTGCATCTGCCCAAACACTTTGCGGGTGCGCCGTGCACCCGGAGCCACTGTGCGTGCTTTACAGACAACAAATATGATGGGTGTTACTACTGCCTGGGGAACCCTGGTAGGGTGTTAGGATGAAATGGGGCTGTGATAAGCAGccctttgtgctgttttgtgtgtTGGCAGCATGTGCCCCTCCCTCTCCAAGCTTTCATAGCACCCTGAGTGCTAAATGAGGAGACACTAAAGGGACAGCTCTGCAGGCCTGAGGGGGTGGCACAAGCTCTGTCATGACTGCAGATCCCAGTGGCAAGCCCTGCTTTATCATCTCCCCAAGAAAAGGCTTCCCATATGACTGGGGTAACTGCCTTCCTTCAACCCAGTGGTTAAAGTACCTTACACTGCTAGGAGCTGCAGTGGCTTAGCAAGATGCTGACTAGTATTGCAGGGCTTCCCCAGGGGCATAGGAAACTGTGCCAGAGACCTCCCGGGGCAgagggagctgtgctggtgcttcCCCACTGTGGATagagctgtgccagggctcctaggggcagagggagctgtgccagggctccatGGGGCAGACGGAGGTGTGCCAGGGCTCCatggggcagagggagctgtgccagggcttcCCTAGGGTGGAGAGAACTGTGCCAGAACATCATGGGGCCGAGGAAGCTGTGCCAGGACTCCCACAGGGGCGCAGCAAGCTGTGCCAGAGCCTCCCCTTGAGGGGACATGGAGATGCATCAGGGCTCCTTTAGGGTAGAAGAAGCTGTGCCAATGCTTCCCCAGGGCAGAGAGTTGTGCCAGGTCCCTCCACGGCAGAGGAAGCTGTGCCAGGACTCTCCCAGGACACAGGGAACTTTGCCAGTGCTCACCCAGGGGCagagggagctgtgctggggtcctctggggaagagggagctgtgccagggctccccCAGGGCATaaggagctgtgccagggctccatGGAACAGAGGAGCTGGGTTGTGCTCCCCCAGGGCAATTGGATGTGGTGGCAGCAGGGTTCTCCAGGAAACACCCTGCAAAGGACCCTGCAGTGCCATTAGCTTCCAATCCATTCTCCATCTCAGCTACTCTGCCTTACAGGCAGCCCCGCATGCTCCTGCAACCCCCTGGGTGCCCATCCTGGATGCCAGCTGTCCCAGCCTGATAGAAAAGCACTCAGAGACATTTGTGTGAATGGCCACAGATATGAGCGTGTTCACCACCTAGATGACAGCTGGGGTGCTCTCCACTTACCGATGCTGTGCGAAGGCAACTGTTGGTCTGTGGGGACCCGCTGCGCCCTTCTGCCTGTGAGCCGGGGGACACCGACAGGAGATAGTGGCTATTAGGGGACGGCGGCAGGCTGATGTGCTGCGGGCTCTTTGCAGCCCCGAGAGGAGAGTGCTGGGGGGAACACTGCGGGCTCAGGAATGTTGAGGAGGTGATGGTGCTTTGCCCTGCAGGCTCCAGGCAGTGGCTATTTACAATGTGAGACAGCTGTGGCACACCACAGTTACTTAACTTATCTGAGCTGCTGGCTTGGCCTTTTAAGGCAGTTTGTTTGGATGCAAATGGGCAGCTGGACACTGCATTTTCTTGCTTGATGGGGACACCAAAGAAATGCTGAGTGggctgttgtttttcctcaaggCCATTGCTTCTCTTTCGCTTCTGGAGCTGCATCCGTAGCTCTTCCACCTGCCTCTGCTCTTGTTGCAGCTTCCATGTCAATTCATTGATGACCTTCTGCTTCTCCACCagcattttgtctttctctgtgtcaatcccttccagctccagctggatgCTCCCTCCATTCATGCTGCTCATGAGGCTTTCTTCAGCACTACCATGAACTGGAGATGGTTGAAGACCGAACTGTGGAGAAGACATGGGCCCATCATTGAATGTGTCTGGCAAAGAGCCACTCACAGAGAGGTCGGAggaggctggagagatgggtgGGGTGGAGCTGGTGCTGCCAAAGTGGTAGAAGCCGTTTGATAACATGCTGGTGGAGGACTGCGACTGGTAACTTGACAACGTGCTTGTTGGAGTGACTGGAAAGGTTACAGTTGTGATCTCACTGAAGTTTGGCACTGCATTGCTGCTGCACTCCTGGAAGGGCCGCAGCCGTTCCATCAGCGCTGTTTTGGTACCGGATACAGGAAGGCCTCTTATTCGAAGCTGCTGTCTCAGTTCTGACACCTAGAAGAAAAGTGACCAATAATCATTCCTTGTGCTTCCCCTTGCAGCTGAGTGCTTTAGAAACGTGACATTTCTCACAACAAGCCTCATATCATAGGTTCCATGCCTCCTGCTTTAAAGCTCTGGCTCCCCAGGTGATCAGTCAGCATGCACAGCCCTGACTACCACAGGACGCTGATCTTTCCTAATAGGAAaaccttctttcttcctccagaaTCTGTGACTGCTCTCCGTGAACAAGCAGTGGTCCTTGGGCCATGGAAATAATCCATGGTTCCCTTCCTAGCAGTAGTATCTACCAGAGCAGAAGACTTTCAACACAGGCCAGGAACTATCCTTTAGCTCAGATAACATGACCACAGATCTCTGGAGCCAGCTACTCCATGTTCAGGCATCTGCACCAGGTTCAGGCATCTGAGCAAGGTTATTGCTATGGCCAAGCACATGTTATTTCTACCTCATCTTATTTCTCCATCTAATAACGATGGAGAAATCCATTTCCCCTAGGTCTCTCCTTCTAAAAAAAGATTGGCCTTCCCTATGGCTGAGGCTCTGTTAACAAATTATAAAAGAATCAGTGATTTGAATGACTTTCTCTTGTTCCCTGCCTCTCTCGCCTATGTGAGAGATTTAGATACTATTCAAATCAGTGCTTATAGCCGCAGACTCCAGGGGATACCTGCTTCTCCAGAGAGCTGAGCTGGCCTggatgctgctggcagaggaacTGCAGCATGGGCTTGCAATG
Coding sequences:
- the MYOCD gene encoding myocardin isoform X18 yields the protein MGRSLLNQTLCWIFMPLFAGYIYILQLRLQQRRTREQLADQGIMPPLKSPSAFHEQRKSLERAKTEDYLKHKIRSRPERSDLVNMHILQGTQVNFSKPPDAFAFEEDSSNDGLSPEQARSEDSQGSTESSAGTKASEPAPPAPSGTPQDHPHGTEGNAAELASGQSSQCDSPKQAPGQDSPPLPVPSVVKSKSSSDSKNRHKKPKDTKPKVKKLKYHQYIPPDQKAEKSPPPMDSAYARLLQQQQLFLQLQILSQQQQQQQQQQQQQQQHFSYPGMHQGQIKQSNEQMVKSSNSSSTSVNNTPLSPVKTTFSGQTCVSSIKPGPLPSNLDDLKVSELRQQLRIRGLPVSGTKTALMERLRPFQECSSNAVPNFSEITTVTFPVTPTSTLSSYQSQSSTSMLSNGFYHFGSTSSTPPISPASSDLSVSGSLPDTFNDGPMSSPQFGLQPSPVHGSAEESLMSSMNGGSIQLELEGIDTEKDKMLVEKQKVINELTWKLQQEQRQVEELRMQLQKRKRSNGLEEKQQPTQHFFGVPIKQENAVSSCPFASKQTALKGQASSSDKLSNCGVPQLSHIVNSHCLEPAGQSTITSSTFLSPQCSPQHSPLGAAKSPQHISLPPSPNSHYLLSVSPGSQAEGRSGSPQTNSCLRTASQMTRSQQMDELLDVLIESGEMPANAKEDRSCLQKVPHITVSTGNSSTSLPKSSAAFEQVSSTQLPFEHCPGGGDTHLEVLLNAHSPLGRVSEIALLKMGGEESHFEGMIEGFSSKAADELLTSPEILQTPLSPMETQLSPSPADGSGLQMSFTESPWETMEWLDLTPPSSATGFGSLTSAGPSIFNIDFLDVTDLNLNTSMDLHLQQW
- the MYOCD gene encoding myocardin isoform X9 — encoded protein: MGRSLLNQTLCWIFMPLFAGYIYILQLRLQQRRTREQLADQGIMPPLKSPSAFHEQRKSLERAKTEDYLKHKIRSRPERSDLVNMHILQDSAAEGSIQSTQMKLKRARLADDLNEKIALRPGPLELVEKNIIPVDSAVKEAIKGTQVNFSKPPDAFAFEEDSSNDGLSPEQARSEDSQGSTESSAGTKASEPAPPAPSGTPQDHPHGTEGNAAELASGQSSQCDSPKQAPGQDSPPLPVPSVVKSKSSSDSKNRHKKPKDTKPKVKKLKYHQYIPPDQKAEKSPPPMDSAYARLLQQQQLFLQLQILSQQQQQQQQQQQQQQQHFSYPGMHQGQIKQSNEQMVKSSNSSSTSVNNTPLSPVKTTFSGQTCVSSIKPGPLPSNLDDLKVSELRQQLRIRGLPVSGTKTALMERLRPFQECSSNAVPNFSEITTVTFPVTPTSTLSSYQSQSSTSMLSNGFYHFGSTSSTPPISPASSDLSVSGSLPDTFNDGPMSSPQFGLQPSPVHGSAEESLMSSMNGGSIQLELEGIDTEKDKMLVEKQKVINELTWKLQQEQRQVEELRMQLQKRKRSNGLEEKQQPTQHFFGVPIKQENAVSSCPFASKQTALKGQASSSDKLSNCGVPQLSHIVNSHCLEPAGQSTITSSTFLSPQCSPQHSPLGAAKSPQHISLPPSPNSHYLLSVSPGSQAEGRSGSPQTNSCLRTASQMTRSQQMDELLDVLIESGEMPANAKEDRSCLQKVPHITVSTGNSSTSLPKSSAAFEQVSSTQLPFEHCPGGGDTHLEVLLNAHSPLGRVSEIALLKMGGEESHFEGMIEGFSSKAADELLTSPEILQTPLSPMETQLSPSPADGSGLQMSFTESPWETMEWLDLTPPSSATGFGSLTSAGPSIFNIDFLDVTDLNLNTSMDLHLQQW